Proteins encoded by one window of Lactobacillus sp. ESL0684:
- a CDS encoding PfkB family carbohydrate kinase, producing the protein MKLIAIGDNVADTYIQQKIYFPGGNCVNVAVDAKRAGATTAAYLGIFGNDDRATHINESLKQEQVELVNCRKAYAPTAQPRVVINDGEREFQAGPKNSVQHLLALQLTPDDFAEIKKFDVVHTGIYASLENYLSDLHDVTKVAFDFSDCRKEHYLKQVLPNINYAFFSGADLSDQEAEAFAKSCLTLGPEVIVITRGSNSAFLLNAESGYYQPAQSITVTDTMGAGDSFIAGFLVSYLDEPDLCKAAVAASKSAAATCKISGGFGHQKSF; encoded by the coding sequence ATGAAACTAATTGCAATTGGGGATAATGTTGCTGATACTTATATCCAGCAAAAAATATATTTTCCTGGTGGAAATTGTGTTAATGTTGCAGTCGATGCTAAAAGAGCAGGTGCAACTACTGCAGCATATTTGGGAATCTTTGGCAATGATGATCGTGCAACCCACATTAATGAATCGCTAAAACAAGAACAGGTTGAGTTAGTGAATTGTCGTAAAGCTTATGCACCTACAGCTCAGCCAAGAGTTGTCATTAACGATGGTGAGCGTGAATTTCAGGCAGGACCAAAAAATTCTGTACAGCATTTATTAGCTTTGCAGCTGACACCAGATGATTTTGCTGAAATCAAAAAATTCGATGTTGTCCATACTGGGATTTATGCCAGTTTAGAAAATTATTTGTCAGACTTACATGATGTAACTAAAGTAGCATTTGATTTTTCTGATTGTCGCAAGGAGCATTATTTAAAGCAAGTTTTACCTAATATTAATTATGCTTTTTTCTCTGGAGCTGATTTAAGTGATCAAGAGGCTGAAGCTTTTGCGAAATCTTGCTTAACATTAGGACCAGAAGTTATAGTCATAACTCGCGGTTCGAACAGCGCTTTTTTGCTCAATGCTGAAAGTGGATATTATCAACCAGCTCAAAGTATTACGGTAACTGATACCATGGGAGCTGGTGACAGCTTTATCGCTGGTTTTTTAGTTTCCTATTTGGATGAACCAGATTTATGTAAAGCAGCTGTGGCAGCTAGTAAGAGTGCAGCAGCTACTTGCAAGATTTCTGGTGGCTTTGGACATCAAAAATCATTTTAG
- a CDS encoding SIS domain-containing protein: MKKEYQQEIKQAVAATKKIMPINHVYFAACGGSLAFMQPAEYILGRECDVPATILPAREFISRDPHDLGKHSLVVTCSHSGSTPETVEATKFAKQKGAMTVAITFTADSALEKAADYTLHYSWGKGTDAADLNTGVLYGFTFGFLKELTGDAKYDQGLKGLDDLETIAARTRKQYKSITDQWTSELKREKLIYAVGSGINAGETYSFSACWLQEMQWINSSYINSAEYFHGPFEVTDYDVPFIICEGMGVSREMDQRVVDFAKQHSQKVYVIDNADFDMHEIAEDFRDYYSQILSGVVYRQLAEGFEYHRGHSLEARRYMWHLDY, translated from the coding sequence ATGAAGAAAGAATATCAACAAGAAATTAAGCAGGCAGTTGCTGCAACAAAAAAGATTATGCCCATTAATCATGTTTATTTTGCAGCCTGTGGAGGTTCTTTAGCATTTATGCAGCCAGCAGAATATATTTTAGGTCGCGAATGTGATGTTCCGGCTACAATTCTGCCTGCTCGTGAATTTATTAGTCGTGATCCCCATGATTTAGGCAAGCACAGTTTAGTAGTGACCTGTTCACATTCTGGAAGTACTCCTGAAACAGTTGAAGCTACCAAGTTTGCTAAACAAAAGGGAGCAATGACCGTAGCAATTACCTTTACAGCAGACTCCGCTTTGGAAAAAGCTGCAGATTATACTTTGCACTATAGTTGGGGTAAGGGTACAGATGCTGCAGATTTAAATACTGGAGTATTGTACGGTTTTACATTTGGCTTTTTGAAAGAACTAACTGGAGATGCTAAATATGACCAAGGTTTAAAGGGTCTAGATGACTTAGAAACGATTGCAGCTCGCACGCGTAAACAATATAAATCAATTACGGATCAATGGACTAGCGAATTAAAGCGCGAGAAATTGATCTATGCTGTTGGTTCAGGAATTAATGCTGGTGAAACTTATTCGTTTTCAGCATGCTGGCTACAGGAAATGCAATGGATTAATAGTAGCTATATTAATTCAGCCGAATATTTCCATGGTCCTTTCGAAGTTACAGATTACGACGTACCATTTATTATTTGTGAAGGTATGGGTGTTTCTAGAGAAATGGATCAACGCGTAGTTGATTTTGCTAAGCAACATAGTCAAAAAGTTTATGTTATTGATAATGCTGATTTTGATATGCATGAAATTGCGGAAGACTTTAGAGATTATTATTCTCAAATTTTGTCTGGTGTTGTATATAGGCAGCTAGCAGAAGGGTTTGAATATCATCGTGGACATTCACTAGAAGCTCGTCGTTACATGTGGCATTTGGACTATTAA
- a CDS encoding amino acid ABC transporter ATP-binding protein: protein MSMIEFHNVQKYYGHFHALHDINLEIDKGETVVLIGPSGSGKSTLVRTVNGLESFQEGKLIVNNHDLSDPKTDPNILRRDVGMVFQHFNLYKNKDVLENIMLAPRIVSHLPEKENEEQAMELLKMVGLEKWAHNMPAQISGGQKQRVAIARTLAMRPQLILYDEPTSALDPEMIDDVLQVIKKVANDSGMTSLIVTHEMGFAKEVANRVIFMDQGRVVEDDDSDIFFKQPKTERAQQFLSKIIDH, encoded by the coding sequence ATGTCGATGATAGAATTCCATAACGTGCAAAAGTATTATGGTCATTTCCATGCTTTGCACGACATTAATTTAGAAATTGACAAGGGTGAAACCGTTGTTTTGATTGGGCCTTCTGGTTCAGGAAAGAGTACACTGGTTCGAACAGTTAATGGATTAGAATCATTCCAAGAAGGTAAATTGATTGTTAATAATCATGATCTTTCTGATCCTAAGACTGACCCTAACATTTTGCGACGTGATGTTGGAATGGTATTTCAACATTTTAATCTTTATAAAAATAAAGACGTGCTAGAAAATATTATGCTAGCACCACGTATAGTTAGCCATCTGCCTGAAAAAGAAAATGAAGAGCAGGCTATGGAGCTGCTTAAGATGGTCGGCTTAGAAAAGTGGGCTCACAATATGCCTGCACAAATTTCTGGTGGACAAAAGCAACGTGTAGCAATTGCGCGAACGCTAGCAATGCGACCACAGCTCATTTTATATGATGAACCAACTTCTGCTCTTGATCCTGAAATGATTGATGATGTTTTGCAGGTTATCAAGAAAGTGGCTAATGATAGTGGCATGACTTCGCTAATTGTTACTCATGAAATGGGCTTTGCTAAAGAAGTTGCTAATCGAGTAATCTTTATGGATCAAGGTAGAGTAGTTGAAGATGACGATAGTGATATCTTCTTCAAGCAACCTAAGACAGAAAGGGCACAACAATTCTTAAGTAAAATTATCGACCATTAA
- a CDS encoding amino acid ABC transporter permease, whose protein sequence is MINIFTHFSNDLLVGLGWTVLSSIIALFFSLIIGTVFAIMEVLPNKVARIIGHAYVEIFRNVPLLVVTMFFYLVIPMYLVKINGFTAGTIGLTLYTSAFIAETIRSGIQSVSAGQMEGARSTGMTYWQAMRYIILPQAFKIVIPPLGNQFVNLVKNSSVLAFVAGFDLMYQANSIASTTFDTINTYLVVGVLYLIITLPISYYMQHLEKKLS, encoded by the coding sequence ATGATTAATATTTTTACCCATTTTAGTAATGACTTATTAGTTGGATTGGGCTGGACAGTCCTTTCTAGTATAATTGCGTTATTTTTTAGTTTGATAATTGGTACTGTTTTTGCCATTATGGAAGTGCTGCCTAATAAGGTGGCCCGAATAATTGGGCATGCCTATGTAGAAATTTTTCGTAATGTGCCACTGCTGGTAGTTACAATGTTCTTCTACTTGGTGATTCCAATGTATTTGGTAAAGATTAATGGTTTTACAGCTGGTACAATCGGATTAACTTTGTATACATCCGCTTTTATAGCTGAAACAATTCGCTCAGGGATTCAATCAGTTAGTGCTGGTCAAATGGAAGGTGCACGTTCGACAGGGATGACCTATTGGCAGGCGATGCGGTATATTATTTTACCGCAAGCCTTCAAGATTGTGATTCCGCCTTTAGGTAATCAATTTGTCAACTTGGTCAAGAATTCATCAGTGCTAGCTTTTGTAGCTGGATTTGATCTGATGTATCAGGCTAACTCAATTGCTTCAACTACTTTTGATACGATTAATACCTATTTGGTAGTAGGGGTACTGTATTTGATTATCACCTTACCAATCAGTTATTATATGCAGCACTTAGAGAAGAAGCTTAGTTAA
- a CDS encoding amino acid ABC transporter permease — MQNWINAFSWLNIRFLLMGLWVTIYISVISVILSFIFGSILGIIRYSKIKYLSKIVGFIVDIVRNVPLLLIIFFTYFGLPNFGLRPETIPAAIIAMTVFESSMLAEIVRSGIQSVDPGQLEGARSTGMTFVQALWHVVLPQAYKNMIPTIISQFVSLIKDTSLATIIVVPEMMQHAQVIYGQNANYILPMFAALAVLYFVVCFTLSLIGNQIGKHLS; from the coding sequence ATGCAAAACTGGATTAACGCGTTTTCGTGGCTTAATATACGTTTTTTGTTAATGGGCCTCTGGGTAACGATTTATATTTCTGTAATTTCTGTTATTTTAAGTTTTATTTTTGGTTCAATTTTAGGAATAATTCGCTATTCTAAGATTAAGTATTTGTCAAAAATTGTTGGTTTTATTGTCGATATTGTCCGCAATGTACCGCTGTTGTTGATTATTTTCTTTACTTATTTTGGCTTACCGAATTTTGGCTTAAGACCGGAAACCATTCCTGCAGCGATTATCGCCATGACCGTTTTTGAATCAAGCATGTTAGCCGAAATAGTTCGCTCAGGTATCCAATCTGTTGATCCGGGGCAACTGGAAGGCGCACGTTCAACTGGGATGACTTTCGTCCAGGCTTTGTGGCATGTGGTGCTTCCGCAGGCGTATAAGAATATGATTCCCACGATTATTAGTCAATTTGTTTCGTTGATCAAAGATACATCCTTAGCGACAATTATTGTGGTACCCGAGATGATGCAGCATGCTCAAGTTATTTATGGGCAAAATGCCAACTACATTTTACCAATGTTTGCGGCATTAGCGGTGCTGTACTTTGTGGTTTGTTTTACCTTATCACTTATTGGTAATCAAATCGGTAAACATTTGTCGTAA
- a CDS encoding transporter substrate-binding domain-containing protein, which produces MKKKFWLFPLLFSILFLTGCGNNKDQSVLNNVRQSNTITWGVKGDVKLFGLIDVRDGQQKGFDVDMAKHITKHILGPKGKAEFVTTTSQSRIPLLKNNNIDAVIATLSITPERKKMITFSKPYFSAGQSLLVPKDSKIKSTKDLAGKTVIGVVGANNVANIKKVAPKAKVIELQDYAQAMNALKSGQGDVLTSDNGILMGLAVENPGYEVRGGTFTYEPYGVAVNKGQSSFTKAVDKAVLEMQHNGEYNQLIKKWFGNVPGFKYKELYRR; this is translated from the coding sequence ATGAAAAAGAAATTCTGGCTATTTCCTTTGTTGTTTAGTATCTTGTTTCTAACTGGATGTGGAAATAACAAGGATCAGTCTGTTTTAAATAATGTGCGGCAATCCAATACTATTACCTGGGGTGTTAAAGGTGATGTTAAATTATTTGGGTTAATAGATGTTCGTGATGGTCAGCAAAAGGGCTTTGATGTAGATATGGCCAAGCACATTACCAAGCACATATTGGGGCCTAAGGGTAAAGCCGAGTTTGTTACTACTACTTCACAATCTAGAATACCGCTATTAAAAAATAATAATATTGACGCGGTAATTGCTACTTTATCAATTACACCTGAACGTAAAAAAATGATTACTTTTTCTAAACCATATTTTAGTGCAGGTCAGTCGCTGTTAGTACCCAAAGATTCCAAGATAAAGTCTACTAAGGATTTGGCAGGTAAAACCGTTATTGGTGTCGTAGGAGCTAATAATGTTGCCAATATTAAGAAAGTTGCTCCTAAAGCTAAAGTAATTGAATTACAAGATTATGCTCAGGCAATGAATGCTTTGAAGTCTGGTCAAGGTGATGTTTTGACCAGTGATAATGGTATTTTAATGGGATTAGCAGTTGAAAACCCAGGTTATGAAGTTAGAGGTGGCACATTTACCTATGAGCCTTATGGTGTAGCAGTAAATAAGGGGCAATCCTCATTTACTAAGGCTGTTGATAAAGCAGTCCTTGAAATGCAACATAATGGTGAATATAACCAGTTAATTAAAAAATGGTTTGGCAATGTTCCCGGTTTTAAATATAAGGAGCTGTATCGCCGATGA